From the Ralstonia wenshanensis genome, the window CATCTTCAGCCTGGCCGCGCCCTGGCTGCTCGATGGCGGTGTTGCGGGCCAGGACGCGTTCATCCTGATCGGCTTCGGTCTGCTGGGGCTGTCTTACGGCCAGGCAGCCGGCGTGGTCACGTCCAACTTCGAAAGCCGATTCCGCTATACCGGGGCTGCGCTGACGACCGATTTTGGATGGCTGTTCGGTGCGGCATTCGCGCCGCTCGTGGCCCTAGGTTTGTCGTCGCTGTTCGGGCTCGGAGCGGTGAGCCTGTACCTGCTCTCAGGCGTGGTTGGGACGCTGGTAGCGCTGCGGATCAATAAGGCGCTCGGGACGCCGGACGCGTAGTGCAGTTGCCCATAGAGTCCGCCGGACCTCGATGTCTACGCTTCGGCGTAGAGCCGTGTGGCGGCGGGCAAACCATGGCTGAAGCGTGCTCGCGCCAATTCAATTTCATGCGATCGTGTCGCGCAGGGCTCCATCGTGCGATCCGATCAGGTCGTCCGCAGGCACGTCGCCTGCTATTCCGTTCCTGTGCGCAAGGGCGCATTTTCAAAGGAGCGGATCATGAACAAGGACCAAGTGAAAGGTACTGTCGAGAAGATGAAGGGCAAGGTCAACGAGGCCATGGGCAAAGCGACGAACAATCCCGCGCGTGAGCTGAAGGGCGACCTCCAGCAAGCCGGCGGCCAAGCCCGCAAGGATGCGGGAGACGTCAAGGAAGCAGCGAAGGACATCGCGAAGAAGTCCCGCTAACGGGCGCGCGTATGGGTGCAGCCTCCTGGCGCGGATGCCCATGACCCGGAAAAAGGGCGACCAACCGGTCGCCCTTTTTTCCATGCACAGCGGACCAGATATGTCGCCACTGCACGATGCGACCGCCCCCGTCGCGCTCAAAAAACAGTTTGTCCGATGGCCATAAGATTGCCTTCGCTGTCTCGAAACCACGCGCCCTTTTCTGCCGCCCCGACCCTGGACGGGTAATTTCCTTCAATGCGTGCAATGCCGTTCACGGTCTTGAGGCCGGGGAAGTCGTATTCCTCAAAGGCAACGCCTCGCCGTTTCAGCTCACTAACGGTCGCCTCGATGTCATGGACTTCCCAACCCATTTGCGTATGGGCACCAGACGCCGTTCCGGCCGACTGAAATAACGTGAAATAGCCATTCCCGCACTTGTAACGTAGGCCACCGGGCCGCTCTTCAATTGGCTCCAGACCCAGCTTTGACGAATAGAACTGCCGGGCTCGTGCGAGGTCCTGCGCCGGAATCCGAGTTGATACGTCGCTGTCTTTGAGCATGGAATATCTCCGAACAATGCCAAGTGGGCGCCGGGTTCAGGCGACCTGAGAGCCTTCAGCAAAGTGTGCTCCCAGACGGGTGCGGATCGCTAGAGAACCATCGGCGTCTGCAAGCGCCCCGCCGTCCTCGACGACTGAGCGCAGGCAAGCCGACCGGAAAGCCGGATGCGGGAGAACGGCTGGATTTTCAATAGTTTGAAAATCTAAGCCATTGATCTTCAATGGGAATTTTGGTGCGAGGGAGGGGACTCGAACCCCTACACCATTGCTGGCGTCAGGACCTAAACCTGGTGCGTCTACCAATTTCGCCACCCTCGCCGGATGGATCGCGGCGCCCCTGAGCAGGAGCGCCGGAAAGGAAGCCCGCGATTATATCGCAGTCGCTCGGGGGTTTCCATCCCCCGCGCTGCATGGCTTGGTGGAGGGGGCGAGTCCCCTCTCTCGCACCTGCCCCAAAAACGCAAACGTCAGGCGGCCGGCGCCGCCGCCTCCGCATCGGGCCGCTTGACGCGGAACCACGCCGCATACAGTGCCGGCAGGAACAGCAGCGTCAACACTGTGGCGATGATCAGTCCACCCATGATGGCGGCGGCCATCGGGCCCCAGAACACGCTGCGCGACAGCGGAATCATTGCCAGGACCGCCGCGGCCGCGGTCAGGATGATGGGGCGGAAACGCCGCACGGCCGCTTCGACGATAGCGGTCCAGGTCGGCACGCCGGCCGCCACGTCCTGCTCGATCTGGTCGACCAGAATGACCGAGTTGCGGATGATCATGCCGATCAGCGCCGTGATGCCAAGCTGTGCAACGAAGCCCATCGGCGCGCGCAACAGCAGCAGCGTTGCCGCCGCTCCGATCAACCCCAGCGGGCCGGTCAGGAACACCATCACCGAGCGCGAGAAGCTATGCAGCTGGAGCATCAGCAACAAGAAAATGATGAAGATGCACAGCGGCATCTGCGCGGCTATGGACGCGCCCGCATTGGCACTTTCCTCTTCTGCGCCGGCGATCTTGATCTGATAGTCCGGCGGCAAGTCAGCGCGAATCTTGTCGAGCAGCGGGTTGATCTGCGCCGTCACGGTCGGGCCCTGCACACCGTCCACCACGTCGGACTGCACGGTGATGCCGTAGTCGCGGTTCTCGCGCCAGATCACGCCAGGTTCCCAGGCAAAACCAACACGCGCCACCTGGGTCAGCGGCACCGTGCGGCCACTGCTGGTCGGGACTTGCACGCGCTGCAGGGCGTCGAGCGTGTTGCGCTCGTCTTCCTGCGGACGCATCACGATGTCGAGCAGCTTGTCGCCGTCGCGGTACTGGGCAATGGGCGCGCCGGACATCACCGTCTGCGTGACCTGCGAGATGGAACCGGTCGACACGCCCAGCGCGCGCGCCTTGTCCTGGTCGATGTCCAGGCGCAGCACCTTGACGTTCTCGTTCCAGTTGTCGTTCACGCCCACGGTGTTCGGGTTGGCGCTCATGATGGCCTTGACCTGATCGGCAATCTTGCGCACCCCGCCAATGTCCGGGCCCATCACGCGGAACTGCACCGGATACGGCACGGGCGGTCCGTTCGGCAGCAGCTTCACACGGCCACGCAAATGCGGGAATTGCGACTTGAGCAGCCCGATGACGTGTTGCCGAACCCCCTCGCGCGCCTCCAGCGAGGTGGGCATCACGATGGCCTGCGCGACGTTGGTTTGCGGAAGGATCTGGTCCAGCGGCAGATAGAAGCGCGGCGCGCCGGAGCCGATGAACAGCGTCACGCTATCGACGTTCTGCGCCTTGCGCATCAGTGCTTCAAAGCGTTTGGCTTCGGTTTCGGTCTGGTTGAAGCTCGAGCCTTCCGGCAACCACAGCTCCACCATCAGCTCAGGGCGACTGGAATCGGGGAAGAACTGCTTCTCGACATACTTGAAACCGAACACGCCCAGCCCAAACGCCACCAGCGTGATGACGATCACCGTCTTGCGGTACTCCACGCACCAATTCACCCAGCCGCGAAAGCGGTTGTAGAACGGCGTGTCGAACAGCTCATGGTGCCCGCCGCCTTCCACATGCGATTTTGTCCGCAGCAGCAGGAAGCCCAGATACGGCACAAACACCACTGCCGCAAACCACGACAGCACCAGCGCCAGCGCCGTCACCGCAAAGATGCCGAACGTGTATTCACCCACCGTCGAGCGCGCGAGCCCCACCGGCAGGAAACCCGTGGCGGTGATCAGCGTGCCGGTCAGCATCGGCATGGCGGTCGAGGTGTACGCGAAGGTGGCCGCTTCCATCTTGGAGAAGCCCTCTTCCAGCTTGCGCACCATCATTTCGACCGCGATGATCGCGTCGTCCACCAGCAGACCCAGCGCGATGATCAGCGCACCGAGCGAAATCTTGTGCAGCCCGATGTCGAAGATGTTCATGAACAGGAACGTCACCGCCAGCACCAGCGGGATCGTCAGGCCCACCACCAGGCCCGGCCACACGTCAATGCGCAACTTCGGCTTGGTGTGCAGACCCAGCGAAAGAAAACTCACGCCCAGCACGATCACCACCGCCTCGATCAGCACATGCACGAATTCGCCCACGGAGCTCTGCACCGATTTCGGCTGGTTCTGCACCTGCTCCATCTCAACGCCCACGGGCAGCTTCGCGCGGATCTTGTCGACCGTCGCGCGCAAGTCCTTGCCAAGCTGGATGATGTCGCCGCCCTTGGTCATCGAGATGCCCAGGCCGATCACCTCCTTGCCGTTGAAGCGCATCTTGGCGTGCGGCGGATCCACGTAGCCGTGCTTGACCGTGGCGATATCGCCCAGGCGGATGTTCGTCGTGCCGCCTGGGCCGCGCAGCGTCAGGTTTTCCAGATCGCGGATGTCCGAGAACTGGCCTGAGAGGCGAATCTGCACGTTATCGGTCGGGGTGACCAGCACACCGCTGGGGCCGATGTTGTTCTGCTGGCTGATCTGCGTGGCGATGCTGTTGATATCGAGGCCCATCTGCGCCAGCTTGGCCTGCTGGAACTCGATGTAGATCTTTTCGTCCTGGTCGCCCAGCAGCTCGACCTTGGCGACATTGGGTACGCGCAGCAATTGCTGGCGGATCGCATCGGCGTAGTCGTTGAGCTGGCGGTATGTAAAGCCATCGGCTGACAGCGCATAGATCGAGCCATACACGTCGCCGAAATCGTCGTTGAAGTATGGTCCGCGCACACCCTGAGGCAGCGTGGGCGCGATATCGCCCACCTTCTTGCGCACGGTGTACCAGAGCTGCTGCGTTTCCTTGGCGGGCGACGTGTCGGCCAGTTGGAAGGTCACGAGCGTTTCGCCGGGCTTGGAGTAGCTGCGGATCTTCCAGGCGTACGGCACTTCCTGCAGCGCCTTCTCGATCTTGTCGGTCACCTGGCGCGACATCTGCTCGGCCGTGGCGCCGGGCCAGAAGGCCTGCACGACCATCGCGCGGAAGGTGAAGGGCGGATCCTCATCCTGCCCCAGCTTGGAATACGCAAAGATGCCGCCGAGCAACAGCGCCACCAGCAAGAAGCGCGTGAGCGGCTGATGTTCAAGCGCCCAGCGTGACAGGTTGAAGCGGGAATGTTCCATACGCGCGAAGTTTGGCGTGTTGGGGCGGAAGCCGGATGCGGCTTACCGGCGCGGCGTGATGGCGGACTGCGCCGACGGCTGATCGGCCGGTGCCATCGGCATCACCTTCTGGCCGGCCTTGAGCAGGTGCACGCCAGCGGTCACGATGGTCTGGCCGGGCTGCAGGCCGCTCGTTACCAGCAGCACGTTGTCGCGCGGCGCGCCCACCGTCACCGGCACGGGCTTGACCGTTTGCGATGCGGCGTCGTACAGCCACACCACGTTCTTGCCTTGATCCTGCAGCAGCGCGCTGATCGGCACGCGTACGCCCATGCCACCGCTGTCCGCGCCACCGCCGGGCCGCACGAACGTGGCCACTGCCGTCATGCCGAGCCTCAATTCAGGCGGCGGATTCGGTACTGAAATCTTTACGGTGTACGTGCGCGTGAGCGGGTCGGCCGCAGGTGCAATCTCACGTACCTTGGCCGGAATGCTGCGCGACTGATCGGCCCACAACTTGACGCTCACTTCGGGCGATTTGCGCAGCGTATCGACCTGATCCTCGGGAATGCCGACCACGACTTCCTTCTCTGCCGTCTGCGCCACGCGCACGACCGGCTGGCCGGCCGACACCACCTGCCCGACCTCGGCATCGACGCCCGTCACCACGCCATCGGCGTCGGCTTCCAGCGTGGCATATCCGGCTTGATTCACCTGGTTGCGATAACCGGCTCCGGCTTGCTCGTAGCGGGCTTGTGCGGCGTCATAGTTGGCTTGATGGCGTTGCTGCTCGGCCGCGCTGATGAAACCCTTGGCGAACAGTTCGGAATAGCGTTTGAGATCCGCCGCGGCCAGATCGCGGTCGGTCTTGGCGGCGGACAACTGAGCCTGGGACGATTGCTGAGCGAGGGCGAGATCGGTCGGGTCCAGCCGTGCGAGCACCTGGCCTTTCTTGACGGTGGCGCCCACGTCCACCAGGCGGGCGATGATTTTGCCCGGCACACGGAAGCCCAGGCGCGATTCAATGCGTGGGCGTACGTCGCCTGAGAACTCCGCCGTGCCGGCGCCCTGCTCGCTGGTGACGGTCATGGTGCGCACGGGGCGCACTTCGGGCACCTTGGGCGCCTCCTTGCTGCATCCGGCCAGCAGCGCCGCGCCGATCAACAAGGCGGCCGATGTCGTCATCGGCAATGAACGCCTGCGCGGCCGAGACCGCGTGTCGGAGAAACCGGTGAAGTCGGAATGCGGGTACGGCAAACGCAACGCTGGCATGACACGCTCTCAGTAAATAACTGACCGGTCAGTAATATACCCACGGCAATGCGCAGGGTCAACGACACGGCCGCGTCTGATTGACTTTTCTTGGTAGCTGTTCAAGCAAGGCTTTGCGGCATGCTGCGCTGCAACGCGCTGTAGAATGGCCGCCCTGCTTCAAACCTCACCACGACGGCCCTTTCCGTGACCCCCGACGATTACTGCGCCGACAAGGCCGCCCCGCCCGGCAGCGACGTGTACTACAGCGTATTGTTTCTGGCACCCGAACGCCGCCGCGCGACCATCGCCCTGGAAGCCGTGCGCCGTGAGCTGGAAGACGCCGTGCGCGATGCGAGCGATCCGGCGGTCGTGCAATCGAAGCTGCAGTGGTGGCGACAAGAACTGGCGCGGCTGTTTGACGGCCGCCCCGAGCACCCGGCGGCCAAGGCATTGCAGCCACATCTGGCTCGCTACGATATCGGCGCCGTGCATCTGGGCGAATTGCTGGCCGGCGTCGAGGCCGATGCCATGCAAAACCGCTATCTGGATTGGCCCAACCTGCGCCGCCACGGCGATCAAGTGGCTGGCGTCGCAGGTCGGCTGACGGCCCGCATTGCCGGACAGACGCATGCACGCACGCTGGAATTCGCACGGCTGATGGCGCTGGCCGAGCAGCTCGTGCATTTCGTCCGGAACCTGGGCGAAGACGTGCGCCATAACCGCGTCTACATCCCCGTGAACGAACTGCAGCGCTTCAACGTACCGGCTGCCGATCTGTTCAACCGCCGGTATGCCGAGGGCTTCAAGCCGTTGATGGCATTTCAGGCCGAGCGCGCCCGCGCAACGTACAAGGAAGCCCTGGCCGCGCTGCCGGCAGAAGATCGCCGCGCCCAGCGCTCAGCGCTGATTCGCGGCGTGCTGGCCATGCGCCTGCTCGACGAGGTGGAAGCCGACGGCTTCCAGGTGCTCACGCAGCGGACGGACCTGACGCCGCTGCGCAAGCTGTGGCTGGCCTGGAAGACGCAGATCCGCGCCTGACCCGCCTTATTGCGAAGCCCAGGTCGTACCGAAAATGCTCGACTGATCGATCCCAGGAAAGTCAACAAACGCCTTCGAACAATCAAGGTACTGGGTCGGATCGATCGACTGCGTTGGGCTGCCCGTCAATGCCACGCGATTTGCCGTCGACGGGAACAGCGGCAGGTTCGTGTTGTTGAGCGTCAGGTTGGCGTCCGACGACGTCACCGCGATGCTGGCTGGCGTATCGGCAATCACGTTGGTCAACGACATCCCGAGCGGGAATGCCGGCTCGCCATATCCACCGGTGTTCGCTTCAAAGCCCTGCAGCTTCACCCCGGCGCTGCCCTGGATGACCACGTTGTTCAGCGAAATATCGTGGAAATTCGGATACAGCGGCCCACCCGACGGCACGGCCTTCGTGCTGTAGTACGGCGTGAACAGCAGCGCGTTCGTCGCATCGCGAATGCAGATGTTGGCGTATTGAATGTTGCTGACTTCGCCGCCGCGCGCGTAATCCGATTTGATGCGCAGGCCCTCTTCCGAATTCCAGAACGCGTTGTCGTAGACCTGCACGTTCGTCACGCCCGCATTCGTTTCGCTGCCGATCGAGATGCCGTGACCCCAGTAGATATGGTTGTGCGCGATCACGATGCCGTATTTGCGGTCGGATCGCACGCCACGGTTGCCATCCACCCCGAACAGGCCCGAGCCGGCCGGCGACGGGTTGGCGCTTCCCTTGAGCGCGATGTCGTCGTCGCCTGTGCTGACGTAGTTGTAGGCAAACACGAAGTTCTTCAGATAGCCATCAAACGAAATGGGACCGGCCGATGTGGTCGTGCTGCCGGTCGACAACTTGCCCGAGATCGCCTTCGAGGCAGAACCCGGATCAAACGCGTCCGTGTTCTTCACGTTGTCGCGCGTGAACGTCGCACCGGTGTACAGCGGATTGCCGTTGCCTGCCGGGTTCGCAAACGC encodes:
- a CDS encoding CsbD family protein, producing the protein MNKDQVKGTVEKMKGKVNEAMGKATNNPARELKGDLQQAGGQARKDAGDVKEAAKDIAKKSR
- a CDS encoding VOC family protein codes for the protein MLKDSDVSTRIPAQDLARARQFYSSKLGLEPIEERPGGLRYKCGNGYFTLFQSAGTASGAHTQMGWEVHDIEATVSELKRRGVAFEEYDFPGLKTVNGIARIEGNYPSRVGAAEKGAWFRDSEGNLMAIGQTVF
- a CDS encoding efflux RND transporter permease subunit, yielding MEHSRFNLSRWALEHQPLTRFLLVALLLGGIFAYSKLGQDEDPPFTFRAMVVQAFWPGATAEQMSRQVTDKIEKALQEVPYAWKIRSYSKPGETLVTFQLADTSPAKETQQLWYTVRKKVGDIAPTLPQGVRGPYFNDDFGDVYGSIYALSADGFTYRQLNDYADAIRQQLLRVPNVAKVELLGDQDEKIYIEFQQAKLAQMGLDINSIATQISQQNNIGPSGVLVTPTDNVQIRLSGQFSDIRDLENLTLRGPGGTTNIRLGDIATVKHGYVDPPHAKMRFNGKEVIGLGISMTKGGDIIQLGKDLRATVDKIRAKLPVGVEMEQVQNQPKSVQSSVGEFVHVLIEAVVIVLGVSFLSLGLHTKPKLRIDVWPGLVVGLTIPLVLAVTFLFMNIFDIGLHKISLGALIIALGLLVDDAIIAVEMMVRKLEEGFSKMEAATFAYTSTAMPMLTGTLITATGFLPVGLARSTVGEYTFGIFAVTALALVLSWFAAVVFVPYLGFLLLRTKSHVEGGGHHELFDTPFYNRFRGWVNWCVEYRKTVIVITLVAFGLGVFGFKYVEKQFFPDSSRPELMVELWLPEGSSFNQTETEAKRFEALMRKAQNVDSVTLFIGSGAPRFYLPLDQILPQTNVAQAIVMPTSLEAREGVRQHVIGLLKSQFPHLRGRVKLLPNGPPVPYPVQFRVMGPDIGGVRKIADQVKAIMSANPNTVGVNDNWNENVKVLRLDIDQDKARALGVSTGSISQVTQTVMSGAPIAQYRDGDKLLDIVMRPQEDERNTLDALQRVQVPTSSGRTVPLTQVARVGFAWEPGVIWRENRDYGITVQSDVVDGVQGPTVTAQINPLLDKIRADLPPDYQIKIAGAEEESANAGASIAAQMPLCIFIIFLLLMLQLHSFSRSVMVFLTGPLGLIGAAATLLLLRAPMGFVAQLGITALIGMIIRNSVILVDQIEQDVAAGVPTWTAIVEAAVRRFRPIILTAAAAVLAMIPLSRSVFWGPMAAAIMGGLIIATVLTLLFLPALYAAWFRVKRPDAEAAAPAA
- a CDS encoding efflux RND transporter periplasmic adaptor subunit, with protein sequence MPALRLPYPHSDFTGFSDTRSRPRRRSLPMTTSAALLIGAALLAGCSKEAPKVPEVRPVRTMTVTSEQGAGTAEFSGDVRPRIESRLGFRVPGKIIARLVDVGATVKKGQVLARLDPTDLALAQQSSQAQLSAAKTDRDLAAADLKRYSELFAKGFISAAEQQRHQANYDAAQARYEQAGAGYRNQVNQAGYATLEADADGVVTGVDAEVGQVVSAGQPVVRVAQTAEKEVVVGIPEDQVDTLRKSPEVSVKLWADQSRSIPAKVREIAPAADPLTRTYTVKISVPNPPPELRLGMTAVATFVRPGGGADSGGMGVRVPISALLQDQGKNVVWLYDAASQTVKPVPVTVGAPRDNVLLVTSGLQPGQTIVTAGVHLLKAGQKVMPMAPADQPSAQSAITPRR
- the hpnD gene encoding presqualene diphosphate synthase HpnD; the protein is MTPDDYCADKAAPPGSDVYYSVLFLAPERRRATIALEAVRRELEDAVRDASDPAVVQSKLQWWRQELARLFDGRPEHPAAKALQPHLARYDIGAVHLGELLAGVEADAMQNRYLDWPNLRRHGDQVAGVAGRLTARIAGQTHARTLEFARLMALAEQLVHFVRNLGEDVRHNRVYIPVNELQRFNVPAADLFNRRYAEGFKPLMAFQAERARATYKEALAALPAEDRRAQRSALIRGVLAMRLLDEVEADGFQVLTQRTDLTPLRKLWLAWKTQIRA